Proteins from a genomic interval of Anolis sagrei isolate rAnoSag1 chromosome 1, rAnoSag1.mat, whole genome shotgun sequence:
- the ABHD12 gene encoding lysophosphatidylserine lipase ABHD12 isoform X2, producing MESCLKGRPGPFLAFCRIAFADCRPRKGCLRRHGMWFRFRKVVLWLLGVYIAIPFLVKICPAIQAKLVFLNFVRVPYFIDLKRPQDQGLNHTCNYYLQPEEDVTIGVWHTVPTVLWKDAQSKDQPWYEDILGSNHPVILYLHGNAGTRGGDHRVELYKVLSSLGFHVVTFDYRGWGDSIGTPSESGMTYDALHVFDWIKARSGDNPVYIWGHSLGTGVATNLVRRLCERETPPDALILESPFTNIREEAKSHPFSVIYRYFPGFDWFFLDPITSSGIKFANDENVKHISCSLLILHAEDDPVVPFHLGKKLYNIAAPSRSFRDFKVQFVPFHTDLGYRHKYIYKSPELPRILREFMGKSEHKHHH from the exons GAGACATGGAATGTGGTTTCGGTTTCGGAAAGTAGTACTCTGGTTGTTGGGAGTGTACATAGCCATTCCATTTCTAGTAAAAATCTGTCCCGCTATTCAGGCAAAGCTCGTCTTCCTGAATTTTG TGAGAGTACCCTATTTCATTGACTTGAAAAGGCCCCAGGACCAAGGATTAAACCACACCTGTAACTATTACTTGCAACCAGAGGAAGATGTAACTATTGGAGTCTG GCACACAGTTCCTACAGTACTATGGAAGGATGCTCAAAGCAAGGATCAGCCATGGTACGAAGATATTTTGGGTTCTAATCACCCTGTGATCCTTTACTTACATGGAAATGCAGGAACCAG AGGAGGCGATCATCGTGTTGAACTGTATAAG GTTCTGAGTTCACTTGGTTTCCACGTAGTCACATTTGATTATCGAG GTTGGGGAGACTCAATAGGCACTCCCTCAGAGAGTGGAATGACCTATGATGCTCTTCATGTTTTTGATTGGATAAAAGCAAGAAGTGGAGATAACCCAGTTTATATATGGGGGCACTCTTTAGGCACTGG AGTTGCAACCAACTTAGTGAGGCGTCTTTGTGAAAGAG aAACACCCCCTGATGCTCTGATCTTGGAATCTCCCTTTACAAACATACGCGAAGAAGCAAAAAGCCACCCCTTTAGTGTA atatatagatatttcCCAGGATTTGACTGGTTTTTCCTTGACCCTATAACGTCAAGTGGAATTAAGTTTGCAAATGATGAAAA CGTGAAGCACATTTCATGTTCTCTGCTTATTCTTCATGCTGAAGATGATCCTGTAGTTCCATTTCATCTTGGAAAAAAG CTATACAACATTGCAGCCCCATCTCGGAGCTTCCGTGATTTCAAAGTCCAGTTTGTTCCATTTCACACAGATCTAGGTTACAGGCATAAATACATCTACAAGAGCCCAGAACTACCTCGAATATTAAG GGAATTCATGGGGAAATCTGAACATAAGCACCATCACTGA